A DNA window from Vigna angularis cultivar LongXiaoDou No.4 chromosome 1, ASM1680809v1, whole genome shotgun sequence contains the following coding sequences:
- the LOC108322205 gene encoding uncharacterized protein LOC108322205 isoform X2 has product MSLRGSSWITLKFRGVLDVVRATKFQSSYVGLQKNRPIVSAARPETAHWFHPNLQFYSTNSNNTSTNAKGINDEQVQPEPAAPAHASKSFAFSYWWILGMTLSVLLPFWKPYWEKLQRIEGEAEFVIEEAEAVAKVVEKVASVAEKVSEDVAEMLPEDGKLRKATLVVEHASKEAAHDAQLTQQFIHKVEELKNDLDDIQAFVEPVIDKIVKI; this is encoded by the exons ATGTCACTTAGAGGCTCATCGTGGATAACTCTGAAATTCAGAGGTGTTCTTGATGTAGTTCGTGCCACCAAGTTCCAATCAAGCTACGTTGGATTACAGAAAAACAGACCAATTGTGTCAGCTGCTAGGCCTGAAACAGCTCATTGGTTTCATCCTAATCTGCAATTCTACAGCACCAATAGCAACAACACAAGTACTAATGCAAAAGG AATAAATGATGAGCAGGTTCAACCTGAACCTGCTGCACCTGCACATGCTTCTAAAAGTTTTGCCTTCTCTTATTG GTGGATTTTGGGCATGACACTTTCTGTCTTACTACCCTTCTGGAAACCTTACTGGGAAAAACTGCAGAGAATAGAAG GAGAGGCAGAGTTTGTGATTGAAGAGGCTGAAGCGGTGGCAAAAGTGGTAGAAAAAGTGGCAAGCGTAGCAGAAAAAGTATCTGAAGATGTGGCAGAGATGCTTCCAGAGGATGGTAAACTAAGGAAAGCAACTTTGGTGGTAGAACATGCATCAAAAGAAGCAGCACATGATGCTCAGCTTACTCAACAATTCATACACAAG GTTGAAGAACTCAAGAATGACCTTGATGATATACAAGCCTTTGTTGAACCAGTAATTGACAAGATTGTGAAGATTTAA
- the LOC108322205 gene encoding uncharacterized protein LOC108322205 isoform X1 has product MSLRGSSWITLKFRGVLDVVRATKFQSSYVGLQKNRPIVSAARPETAHWFHPNLQFYSTNSNNTSTNAKGINDEQVQPEPAAPAHASKSFAFSYWLRWILGMTLSVLLPFWKPYWEKLQRIEGEAEFVIEEAEAVAKVVEKVASVAEKVSEDVAEMLPEDGKLRKATLVVEHASKEAAHDAQLTQQFIHKVEELKNDLDDIQAFVEPVIDKIVKI; this is encoded by the exons ATGTCACTTAGAGGCTCATCGTGGATAACTCTGAAATTCAGAGGTGTTCTTGATGTAGTTCGTGCCACCAAGTTCCAATCAAGCTACGTTGGATTACAGAAAAACAGACCAATTGTGTCAGCTGCTAGGCCTGAAACAGCTCATTGGTTTCATCCTAATCTGCAATTCTACAGCACCAATAGCAACAACACAAGTACTAATGCAAAAGG AATAAATGATGAGCAGGTTCAACCTGAACCTGCTGCACCTGCACATGCTTCTAAAAGTTTTGCCTTCTCTTATTG GTTAAGGTGGATTTTGGGCATGACACTTTCTGTCTTACTACCCTTCTGGAAACCTTACTGGGAAAAACTGCAGAGAATAGAAG GAGAGGCAGAGTTTGTGATTGAAGAGGCTGAAGCGGTGGCAAAAGTGGTAGAAAAAGTGGCAAGCGTAGCAGAAAAAGTATCTGAAGATGTGGCAGAGATGCTTCCAGAGGATGGTAAACTAAGGAAAGCAACTTTGGTGGTAGAACATGCATCAAAAGAAGCAGCACATGATGCTCAGCTTACTCAACAATTCATACACAAG GTTGAAGAACTCAAGAATGACCTTGATGATATACAAGCCTTTGTTGAACCAGTAATTGACAAGATTGTGAAGATTTAA
- the LOC108322213 gene encoding transcription factor bHLH143 yields MVKADSSLPCSHHVAWQSPSLNYLSMLPKPGSLGLPTYLNSSTSILPHGLAAPSIQSLRTQLTNEVQGYLKYHNVDTSLKETHLGGALQNANPSLQKRLLIFDRSDNKTRLFYGHVPPLVQSPIVTAKKIAQSYDVNGEEQARIMGQKHLASYGLLEESVKDNAVIEESEKHEDTEEINALLYSDDDSSEYDEDNCDEVTSTDRSPLATKRTYVIQEQCEDLKEEVASSYWPKKKMKLITGGDNRSSSRVDKTTVVQPNETCDYVSDAESKNSSGWTYSVDKTKVDDSVVCDIKLKKDKIRESLRVLENLIPGAKGKEPMLVIDGTIEYLKVLMSQTGSLGVEYH; encoded by the coding sequence ATGGTTAAGGCTGACAGCTCCCTGCCTTGCTCACACCATGTGGCTTGGCAATCACCTTCTTTGAATTACTTAAGCATGCTGCCTAAGCCCGGCTCACTCGGTCTCCCAACATATCTGAACTCAAGCACTTCCATCTTACCTCATGGGCTTGCAGCTCCTTCTATTCAAAGTCTGAGGACTCAGCTAACAAATGAAGTGCAAGGATACCTTAAGTATCACAACGTAGACACAAGCCTGAAAGAAACGCATCTTGGAGGAGCTTTACAAAATGCAAATCCTTCTTTGCAAAAGAGGTTACTTATCTTTGACCGCTCTGATAATAAGACAAGGTTGTTTTATGGGCATGTTCCTCCTCTTGTCCAGAGTCCAATTGTCACTGCTAAGAAGATTGCTCAAAGTTATGACGTAAATGGGGAGGAACAGGCTAGAATTATGGGTCAAAAGCATCTTGCCAGCTATGGTTTACTGGAAGAGTCTGTTAAGGATAATGCAGTTATTGAAGAAAGTGAAAAGCATGAAGATACGGAAGAAATAAATGCATTACTTTATTCCGATGATGACAGCAGTGAATATGATGAGGATAATTGTGATGAGGTAACAAGTACAGATCGTTCTCCTTTGGCAACTAAAAGGACTTATGTGATACAAGAACAATGTGAGGACTTAAAGGAGGAAGTTGCCAGCTCTTATTGGCCTAAGAAAAAGATGAAGTTAATTACTGGTGGTGACAATAGGTCATCCTCACGTGTGGACAAAACTACTGTGGTACAACCAAATGAAACCTGTGATTATGTTAGTGATGCTGAATCAAAGAACTCTAGTGGTTGGACATATTCTGTTGATAAAACTAAAGTAGATGATTCAGTGGTGTGtgatatcaaattaaaaaaggaTAAGATCCGGGAATCTTTGAGAGTTCTGGAGAATTTAATTCCTGGTGCAAAAGGAAAGGAGCCAATGTTAGTCATTGATGGAACTATTGAGTACTTGAAAGTTTTGATGTCCCAAACTGGTTCTCTTGGGGTAGAATATCACTAA